CGAGAGAGCTATTAGCACCAATGGAATGCAAAGAACTAAAATAATACAGGTATCGGCCATCATGTAATTAGGATTATTATCATTACAGGCTAGTTTGATGACAGGGCCATGGTCACAGAAATAGCTATCAACTGTGGTAGATCTACAGAAGGACAGTCTGTCAATCAGAGCTAGAGTAACACAATTAATAGTCACAGATATAACCCACAGAATACCAATAATCAGGGTCATTGTGGTTTTGGTGACAATAGCATGATACCTCAGTGGAAAACATATAGCAATTACCCTATCAAAGCACAAAGCAAGCAGAGTAAAAGACTGAAGGCTCATGAAGaggaaaacaaagaacatgcttGTCAAACAGTTTTCATAAGATATGTACTGGTTTTCTAAAATAAACATGTCTGCATACTTCGGAATGAGAGCAGAGCTTTCACACAGATCAGACAAGGCCAAGTTAAAGACAGCTATATACTTTGCTGTATGCAGAGTTTGTGCCAGGTATATAGTACTCATTATAAAAGTATTCCCTAAAACAGTCACAGCGTacacaaagcacaaaaacataTAGTAatactttgaatgtggcatgttGTACAATCCACTGATGTAAAATGCAGAGGGCCGAATGAATGTTGCATTGTCAAGGGACACCACGGAAGTCATGTCAGGAGACTAGTCTtgaacaaaaaaagaataatagaTAGAAcattatacattttcaaaagaaattatgtaaataaaaatgactaaatacattttatgatataCCAAACAGATCAGTACCAAATAACAGTCTCCTAAAACTAATTGACACTTATGAAACAAGAGAACAGGATGTAATGACAAATCCAGTAGCTTGATACAGTACCTTTTGCAGCAGCTTATACAAAATGCTTTAGAGCAGAATTTCACAAGAGGTCATACACATTTATAACTGATCTATCTTTACATCATCCTTCAAATCACGCCtccacataaaaaaacaaaacaaaaatacaatttctatGGACAAGGTTATGTACCACAATGGAATACATTTACAGTGTCTTCCAGTTTAATGCACCATATAATAATTCTCTTACAATATTTTTGATGTACAAATGCAATAATGTATTCTCTGATTAATAAAATGCATACAAAAATGATTAATCAAGACAGAATGCAGGATTATCAAACTGTGTCTGCAGTGTAACACATGCTTCCTACCTCAGTAGTGTTCAAATGAAAAAGACATCCATTCATGACCTAATTGACTGTTTGCATATCAAATGCTGCCTGCCATGCACCACTCTTTATCCAACGTTCAAAGGCAGAGTACATGTATCCcattaggagaaaaaaaagatgggctgttttttgtacatatttgtTATTTGcgattttatttaaaataaatgtcactGTAGCCTTCATCCGGACACACAAAATggaatgtggtttctgacatttgaTTCATGACCTACAGTTAAAAAGGTCACATCAATCATTTTGCCAGGTGTTAAATCAAATGTTATTGTCATgcttggcccctcccagtctcctcatttGCTTTTGATTACCTTTTAatcctgtcatgtgcttttgttttgattttttcacagtccggcccccttgttttgtgactccgcccctgattgttaccacctgtttcccacctgtccctcatcttcCCTCTTATATATAACCCCCGcatttgccctggtctgtgttggtatTTGTTGTTTGATTTAAGGTTTgttttcaaaagtgttttgtttatttctggcctgtttggagttctgtgttcatttttgtcatgtctgtccctcctgctctccattttggctctctgaccatggactgttctgaccctgattttggatttgtacttaataaatctcacttgtctcTGCACATGCGACTGCCTATCATCGCTCCACGTTTGTTGCCACCAGATCCCCTCAGACACAGTGTTCTGGAATATTTTGTCTATCAAAGTcaattgtgttttttctgtagCTTCATCTTCTCATCATCTTACCCTTCTGTTTCATCACACTGTGTAAGCAGCCCTTGTGTCTGCCTGTTTCTATCTGTCAGTGTAATGTTGGGATGGACACATATGTGTAGAGGAACGAGATTAATTGGGGGCAAATCCATTTTCAGGGTCAAGATGGTTCAGGCTTagggagccaacacggagaaaagaaggaagagaCATCACACAAAGGAACACAGGAACAACAAACAATGGAGGACAGAATATCAAAtaccaaacaaatcaaactatacaaacaaagaccagcgagagactagggaaaacacagggcttaaatacaggtaaTGAGACATAGGTGGTTAACAAGTGGGTAACAGGTGAAAataatcaagggcagggtctggaaacaaggggacAGGATTgggaaggaagcaaaacaaaacaaaagcacatggacaagaccaaaaccaaaacaaaagcacaaggaggactgggaggggccaatcgtaacAGGTTTCGAGTTTATTGTGTGTGATTTCTTATGTTACCTTGTGCATTTCCACCCATCTAATGTCtgttaaatttaataaaattaagaacTTACATGTACATCAGTTTGCAACTAGTCCTCATTTGTGACAGTTGCCAtagttttatttaatcattccTATTaataatatgacattttttaacTCCTATGTTGATATCTGGTGTCTCATGAGGAAATGGTTTATCCTACAGTTACCACTGAACTCAAACATTAGTTAATAATTAATAGGGAAAGTGTAGTACTTTTCTCCTTGCTCTCTCCATAACAATCTTTAATGCACATGTATGTGATTTCCCTATAGTACACCTGATTGAACTCAACTGCTAATTTAGATCTAAGCTCCTGTTGTACTGGTTTAAGTGTgtcagagaaaggaaaaagtcatcCTTTTGCCCTCACAAGAATGGCAATAAATGCTAAGTACAATATCACTGATAAAAACAACATGACATTGACAAAATTCATaggaataaaaaatattttattatcatctTATGGTTTTTACACAATACacagaggctgcatttgaaggctgaATGTGTCACAGTGGCATGATAGGCTGTCCCATTTCTACACCTCCTTTATATGTGGCCGAGAAATATGTCCTTCCTCTCCATGGCAACGAAGGATCCAATGGGTGCATCCTTCACCAGCCAACATATTCGAAGATTCATTGTGTGCCAGCAAGGAATCAAGAACATGGCAGCATGAACCATGTTGGAGTTAATGGGGGCTGAAGAGTTCACTCTTAAATATAAGTGTcttgattggcccctcccagtcctccatgtgcttttgtttaccttttggtcttgtccgtgtgcttccttgttttgtttcttccctgttctgccctcTTGTTTCTAGACGTTGCCCTTAATTGTTCTCAACTGTGTCTTGTTGATCCTCTTGTCAACCACCTGTCTCTTGTTAACCCTGTtctagtatttaagccctgtgtttttccctacttgtttgctggtctttgtattgtatggtGTTTGATTTTCTGGCTTGCAttgtattttctgttctctgttgttgtgtttagcttgtgtttctttttgtcatgtTGGCCCTTGTTCTTTCCATGACAGCTCTTTGatcctggactgtttagaccctgagtatggatttgcccctaaaaATTCTCACTTCTTtcagcatatgcgtctgcctcatcatcaCTCCATAGCATTACAATaagttaaatatatacaaatataagtATTGGTTTTAAACTGAGGTGAATGGCTTTCGATACAAATGTAAAATCAATAGCTGGCAGTAAAGCATCATACACAAAATGCAGCACAACAACACTTGAAAAGAATATTAAACTACTGCTAAAAAGaaactttacatttgaaaataatttttaatgatttttgggGAAAACTCTACTAAAACTACTGCTAATATGAATTAGACAACAGAAacctaaaaaacaaacaaacaaaaaaaaaaaacctgagctgatcaaagtttacagaaaagacaACAAAATGATGGTAAATGACCaagctgaagttgactttttttgctggcttcttgtttgaattttctgtttcaCCTTACATGGTGTAGTTGCTATGCTCTGGTgcataactgctgcaccatttaaggtggaatggtgTTTTAGTGCCACTgttagaagaaaaataaaaatagaatttgcaaataaatgtgtaatattttgagattaAAGTTGTAAAGTTACAAGAATAAACTCAACACAATAGttggaggataaagtgggctaaTTGTA
The DNA window shown above is from Pygocentrus nattereri isolate fPygNat1 chromosome 18, fPygNat1.pri, whole genome shotgun sequence and carries:
- the LOC108439242 gene encoding olfactory receptor 3-like, which produces MTSVVSLDNATFIRPSAFYISGLYNMPHSKYYYMFLCFVYAVTVLGNTFIMSTIYLAQTLHTAKYIAVFNLALSDLCESSALIPKYADMFILENQYISYENCLTSMFFVFLFMSLQSFTLLALCFDRVIAICFPLRYHAIVTKTTMTLIIGILWVISVTINCVTLALIDRLSFCRSTTVDSYFCDHGPVIKLACNDNNPNYMMADTCIILVLCIPLVLIALSYVCIGFALLKISHGADRIKAMKTCTSHLILVAMFYLPVFSVYMLTLTTTVHINTRIFNSVLTQAIPPMLNPIIYSLKTEEVLQSIKVLYKRIKVNFPKENPVKSIAKN